Proteins from a genomic interval of Yarrowia lipolytica chromosome 1E, complete sequence:
- a CDS encoding uncharacterized protein (Compare to YALI0E17699g, similar to uniprot|O13899 Schizosaccharomyces pombe CDP- alcohol phosphatidyltransferase) has product MSVNPQDLGDKLHNLKLNEDGTPTRKIIKTTKEVIDPVTKEKKLESSTEEVISHNRYANYAFAFDIDGVLLKGADVIPQAPEAMRMLNGENEYNIRVPYIFVTNGSGLTEEVRCKNLSKMLETEVNPGQFIQGSTPMRSLVEKYDTVLVVGGVGEACRKVAEEYGFKNVVTPGDILKWNPNVSPFRKLTEEEYNASRTLDFSKIAIGAILVFADSREWASDQQIILELLMSKNGVMGTESKQFNEGPDIFFAHDDFVWSTNYNLSRYGMGALQVCISALYQAHTGKELNVTKFGKPNKETFNFANSILKSWRQDAYETHFCNDKDCEDEDHAKNGKKEESASDKKLREAENNEDTVVAKAEETTNADGSKTEVFDLLPAAQTVYFVGDTPESDIRFANTFDKTWYSILVKTGVYQDGTEPAYKPKKIVDNVLEAVKFAIHREHEKELELREQARSAVASGSATPGTKGGSKTPVESLHPHELQQLVMTQAHD; this is encoded by the coding sequence ATGTCTGTCAACCCTCAGGATCTCGGCGACAAACTGCACAACCTCAAGCTCAATGAGGACGGCACCCCCACGCGAAAGATCatcaagaccaccaaggaggtgattgaTCCCGTCACTAAAGAGAAGAAACTCGAGTCGTCCACCGAAGAGGTCATTTCACACAACCGGTACGCCAACTACGCCTTTGCGTTCGACATTGACGGCGTGCTGCTCAAGGGCGCAGACGTTATCCCCCAGGCCCCCGAAGCTATGCGAATGCTCAATGGCGAGAACGAATACAACATTCGCGTCCCCTACATTTTCGTCACCAACGGCTCCGGTCTCACCGAGGAGGTCCGGTGCAAAAACCTGTCGAAAATGCTCGAAACCGAGGTCAATCCCGGCCAGTTTATCCAGGGATCCACTCCCATGAGATCGCTGGTCGAAAAGTATGATACGGTGCTCGTGGTCGGTGGCGTAGGAGAGGCGTGCCGAaaggtggccgaggaaTACGGCTTCAAAAACGTGGTCACCCCCGGAGACATTCTCAAGTGGAACCCCAACGTGTCGCCGTTCCGAAAGCTCactgaggaggagtacaaTGCTTCTCGAACGCTGGATTTCTCCAAGATTGCCATTGGCGCCATTCTGGTGTTTGCCGACTCGCGAGAATGGGCCTCAGACCAACAGATCATCTTGGAGCTCCTCATGTCCAAGAACGGCGTCATGGGCACCGAGTCCAAGCAATTCAACGAGGGCCCcgacattttttttgcccaCGACGACTTTGTGTGGTCCACCAATTACAATCTGTCGCGGTACGGCATGGGAGCTCTGCAGGTCTGCATTTCCGCTCTCTACCAGGCCCACACTggcaaggagctcaacgtGACTAAGTTTGGAAAGCCCAACAAAGAGACCTTCAATTTTGCCAACAGCATTCTCAAGAGCTGGCGTCAGGACGCCTACGAGACGCACTTTTGCAATGACAAGGATTGCGAAGATGAGGACCACGCCAAGAACGGCaaaaaggaggagtctgCCAGTGACAAGAAGCTCAGAGAGGCCGAAAACAATGAGGATACAGTAgtggccaaggccgaggagaCTACCAATGCTGACGGCTCCAAAACCGAGGTCTTTGACCTGCTTCCTGCCGCCCAGACCGTTTACTTTGTTGGAGACACCCCCGAGTCGGATATCCGATTCGCAAACACCTTTGACAAGACGTGGTACTCGATCCTGGTCAAGACCGGAGTGTACCAGGACGGCACCGAACCCGCctacaagcccaagaagattgtggACAACGTTCTGGAAGCGGTCAAGTTCGCCATTCACCGGGAGCatgagaaggagctggagctcaGAGAGCAGGCACGATCTGCTGTGGCCAGTGGATCTGCTACCCCAGGAACCAAGGGTGGGTCCAAGACTCCCGTCGAAAGTTTGCATCCTCATGAGCTGCAGCAGTTGGTCATGACCCAGGCTCATGACTAA
- a CDS encoding uncharacterized protein (Compare to YALI0E17721g, similar to Saccharomyces cerevisiae GPI19 (YDR437W); ancestral locus Anc_5.549, similar to DEHA0C06160g Debaryomyces hansenii): MDTLAKNSDVTVGAFAVPPRTEYKGMALYIGANIAALVFFLWSLSPTWLLHYLHIYYFPSRWWALAIPSWLIAAFIFTYVFLTLYNIEVMTYPLDRLEVIVDEHARVDGGKNGEYFWEATDGVWDLPLVDVSKVLYGDDSE; this comes from the coding sequence ATGGACACGCTAGCAAAAAACTCGGACGTGACCGTGGGCGCGTTTGCGGTCCCGCCCCGAACAGAGTACAAGGGGATGGCCCTATATATAGGTGCCAACATCGCCGCCTTGGTGTTCTTTCTGTGGTCTCTCTCCCCTACATGGCTACTTCACTACCTGCACATCTACTACTTTCCGTCGCGATGGTGGGCGCTGGCCATTCCCTCGTGGCTCATTGCAgccttcatcttcacctACGTCTTTCTCACCCTCTACAACATTGAGGTCATGACATATCCGCTGGACCGGCTCGAGGTGATTGTGGACGAACATGCTCGAGTTGACGGAGGCAAGAACGGCGAGTACTTCTGGGAGGCCACAGACGGAGTCTGGGATCTACCTTTGGTTGACGTTTCAAAGGTTTTGTATGGGGATGATAGTGAGTGA